The Sandaracinobacteroides saxicola nucleotide sequence CCCGCGCCGGCGTCGCCAACCGCGTCACCTTCGCCCAAGGCGACATCTTCAAGAGCGACTTCACCCGCGCCACCGTCGTCACGCTCTACCTGCTCCCCAACCTCAACCTGAAACTCAAACCCATCCTGCTGGCCATGAAGCCCGGCACCCGCATCGTCAGCCACGCCTTCAACATGGGCGAATGGCAGCCGGACCGCACCATCCGCACCGATGACGCCACCGGCTATTACTGGGTCGTCCCCGCGAAAGCTGAAGGTCGCTGGGCGTTCGAGATCGGCGGTGACCGCTTCACCGCCCGCCTGTCGCAACAATATCAGATGCTCACCAGCGACGGCGCCTTCCGCGACGGCAAGATGACCGGCACCGCCATCACCCTCACCCGCACCGACGGCCGCATCCTCGAAGGCCAGCTCACCGGCGACACGATCACCGGCGGCGGCTGGCAGGCGAAACGGGTGAATTGACCCGCCACACCCCTCCTGCCCGGCGAAGCGGA carries:
- a CDS encoding methyltransferase domain-containing protein: MRPLLLAALLTTAATAVAAQTVIQAPFDPAPPPVSLPNLSLAQSPAAPPGGDEQYQPSVGQPGKDVIWVPTPDGLVTAMLTVAAVTKDDYVVDLGSGDGKIAIAAGKQFGARAHGIEYNPDLVALARRAAARAGVANRVTFAQGDIFKSDFTRATVVTLYLLPNLNLKLKPILLAMKPGTRIVSHAFNMGEWQPDRTIRTDDATGYYWVVPAKAEGRWAFEIGGDRFTARLSQQYQMLTSDGAFRDGKMTGTAITLTRTDGRILEGQLTGDTITGGGWQAKRVN